One genomic segment of Amycolatopsis sp. Hca4 includes these proteins:
- a CDS encoding LysE family translocator: protein MWVFFGASVLVALTPGANNLLGLHHGMTHGVRHGLAGLGGRLAAFTLLIAAVAAGLGQLLAASETALTIIKWAGAAYLLYLGLRLLRSTFRGENTPKELPKTPMTAWRVARKEFGVAITNPKAILIFTAFVPQFIDAGQGAFPTQIALLGAVYLLAEFLAGSVYVGAGAAVKTIRLTQRARRNVDRGTGVVLVGLAGVLAASTA from the coding sequence GTGTGGGTCTTCTTCGGCGCCTCCGTGCTCGTCGCCCTTACGCCAGGGGCGAACAACCTGCTCGGCCTCCACCACGGCATGACGCACGGTGTTCGCCACGGCCTCGCCGGGCTGGGCGGCCGGCTGGCCGCGTTCACCCTGCTGATCGCCGCCGTCGCGGCCGGACTGGGGCAGCTGCTGGCCGCCTCGGAGACCGCGCTGACGATCATCAAGTGGGCCGGCGCCGCCTACCTGCTCTACCTCGGCCTCCGCCTCCTCCGGTCCACCTTCCGGGGCGAAAACACCCCGAAAGAGCTGCCGAAGACCCCGATGACGGCGTGGCGCGTCGCCCGGAAGGAGTTCGGCGTCGCGATCACCAACCCGAAGGCCATCCTGATCTTCACCGCTTTCGTCCCGCAGTTCATCGACGCAGGTCAGGGCGCATTTCCGACGCAGATCGCGCTGCTCGGCGCGGTCTACCTGCTGGCCGAGTTCCTGGCCGGTTCGGTCTACGTCGGGGCCGGTGCCGCGGTCAAGACGATCCGGCTCACGCAGAGGGCCCGCCGCAACGTCGACCGGGGGACCGGCGTGGTCCTCGTCGGCCTGGCCGGCGTGCTCGCCGCGTCCACCGCTTGA
- the rpsE gene encoding 30S ribosomal protein S5: protein MPGRTRQFGGGQGGPGGQGGNDRGDRRDRRDRRDSGRGGAAQDKTPHLEKVVTINRVAKVVKGGRRFSFTALVVVGDGDGQVGVGYGKAKEVPAAIAKGVEEAKKNFFRVPRVGGTIPHPIQGEEAAGVVLLRPASAGTGVIAGGPVRAVLECAGVHDVLSKSLGSDNAINIVHATVAALKGLQRPEEVAARRGLPLEDVAPARMLRQRAGQGV, encoded by the coding sequence ATGCCGGGACGTACACGGCAATTCGGCGGCGGCCAGGGTGGACCCGGCGGGCAGGGCGGCAACGACCGCGGTGACCGTCGCGACCGCCGGGACCGGCGCGACAGCGGCCGTGGCGGGGCGGCCCAGGACAAGACCCCGCACCTCGAGAAGGTCGTGACGATCAACCGCGTCGCCAAGGTCGTCAAGGGTGGTCGTCGCTTCAGCTTCACCGCCCTGGTGGTCGTCGGCGACGGCGACGGTCAGGTCGGCGTCGGCTACGGCAAGGCCAAGGAAGTTCCCGCGGCCATCGCCAAGGGCGTCGAGGAAGCGAAGAAGAACTTCTTCCGCGTTCCCCGCGTCGGTGGCACCATTCCCCACCCCATCCAGGGTGAGGAAGCCGCCGGTGTGGTGCTGCTCCGCCCGGCTTCCGCCGGTACCGGCGTCATCGCCGGTGGCCCGGTGCGTGCCGTGCTGGAGTGCGCGGGTGTCCACGACGTGCTGTCGAAGTCGCTCGGCTCCGACAACGCGATCAACATCGTGCACGCGACCGTGGCGGCCCTGAAGGGTCTGCAGCGTCCCGAAGAGGTGGCGGCCCGCCGTGGCCTGCCGCTCGAGGACGTCGCTCCGGCCCGGATGCTGCGCCAGCGTGCCGGCCAGGGGGTCTGA
- the rplF gene encoding 50S ribosomal protein L6, translated as MSRIGKLPVAVPSGVEVTIDGQQIKVKGPKGTLEHTIAEPITVERDEDGTLLVKRPDDERNSKALHGLTRTLVNNLVVGVTAGYEKKMEIHGVGYRVQAKGADLEFALGYSHPVKIEAPEGITFKVETPTRFSVSGIDKQKVGQISAVIRKLRRPDPYKGKGLRYEGEKIRRKVGKTGK; from the coding sequence ATGTCACGCATCGGAAAGCTGCCGGTCGCCGTCCCTTCCGGGGTCGAGGTGACCATCGACGGTCAGCAGATCAAGGTCAAGGGGCCCAAGGGCACCCTCGAGCACACCATCGCCGAGCCGATCACCGTCGAGCGCGACGAGGACGGCACGCTGCTGGTGAAGCGCCCGGACGACGAGCGCAACTCCAAGGCGCTGCACGGGCTCACCCGCACGCTGGTGAACAACCTCGTCGTCGGCGTCACCGCCGGCTACGAGAAGAAGATGGAAATCCACGGCGTGGGTTACCGCGTGCAGGCCAAGGGCGCGGACCTCGAGTTCGCCCTCGGCTACTCGCACCCGGTCAAGATCGAGGCCCCGGAGGGCATCACCTTCAAGGTGGAGACCCCGACCCGGTTCTCGGTCTCGGGCATCGACAAGCAGAAGGTCGGCCAGATCTCGGCCGTCATCCGCAAGCTGCGTCGCCCGGACCCGTACAAGGGCAAGGGCCTGCGCTACGAGGGTGAGAAGATCCGCCGCAAGGTCGGAAAGACGGGTAAGTGA
- the rpsH gene encoding 30S ribosomal protein S8: MTMTDPIADFLTRLRNANSAYHDEVKLPHSKLKANIAEILKREGYIAGYHDEPGEKHKNLVVELKYGPNRERSIAGLRRVSKPGLRVYAKSTELPSVLGGLGIAIISTSGGLQTDRQAKRNSVGGEVLAYVW, encoded by the coding sequence ATGACGATGACCGACCCCATCGCAGACTTCTTGACGCGTCTGCGCAACGCGAACTCGGCGTACCACGACGAGGTCAAGCTCCCGCACTCGAAGCTCAAGGCGAACATCGCCGAGATCCTCAAGCGCGAGGGCTACATCGCGGGTTACCACGACGAGCCGGGCGAGAAGCACAAGAACCTCGTCGTCGAGCTCAAGTACGGCCCCAACCGTGAGCGGAGCATCGCCGGCCTCCGGCGCGTCTCCAAGCCCGGTCTGCGGGTCTACGCAAAATCGACCGAACTGCCGTCGGTGCTCGGCGGCCTGGGCATCGCGATCATCTCGACGTCCGGTGGCCTGCAGACGGACCGGCAGGCCAAGCGCAACAGCGTGGGCGGCGAAGTCCTCGCCTACGTCTGGTAA
- a CDS encoding adenylate kinase produces the protein MTRLVLVGPPGAGKGTQAVALSEQLRIPHISTGDLFRAHVGQETPLGQEAKRYLDSGELVPDSVTNEMVRERLAEPDAKVGFLLDGFPRNTKQAEVLGEILGDADVSLDAVIQLQVPEDVVVGRLMSRGRADDTEEVIRRRQQIYVSDTAPLLEYYADILVTVDGVGSVEEISGRVLEALRDRT, from the coding sequence GTGACGCGCCTGGTTCTCGTCGGCCCGCCCGGTGCGGGCAAGGGCACGCAGGCGGTGGCCCTGTCCGAGCAGCTGCGCATCCCGCACATCTCGACCGGTGACCTCTTCCGCGCGCACGTCGGCCAGGAGACCCCGCTCGGCCAGGAGGCGAAGCGCTACCTGGACTCGGGCGAGCTCGTGCCCGACTCGGTGACCAACGAAATGGTCCGCGAGCGGCTCGCCGAGCCGGACGCCAAGGTCGGCTTCCTGCTCGACGGCTTCCCCCGCAACACCAAGCAGGCCGAGGTCCTCGGCGAGATCCTCGGTGACGCGGACGTCTCGCTCGACGCGGTGATCCAGCTGCAGGTGCCGGAGGACGTCGTCGTCGGGCGGCTCATGTCGCGCGGCCGCGCGGACGACACCGAAGAGGTCATCCGCCGCCGTCAGCAGATCTACGTGTCGGACACCGCGCCGCTGCTGGAGTACTACGCCGACATCCTGGTGACCGTCGACGGCGTCGGCAGTGTCGAGGAGATCTCGGGCCGGGTGCTGGAAGCACTGCGCGACCGCACGTGA
- the rpmJ gene encoding 50S ribosomal protein L36 — MKVQPSVKKICDKCKVIRRHGRIMVICENLRHKQRQG, encoded by the coding sequence GTGAAGGTCCAGCCGAGCGTCAAGAAGATCTGCGACAAGTGCAAGGTGATCCGCCGTCACGGCCGGATCATGGTGATCTGCGAGAACCTGCGGCACAAGCAGCGGCAGGGCTGA
- the rplR gene encoding 50S ribosomal protein L18 codes for MSDTTTKRKPVGKDISTRRRVAKARRHFRLRKKVSGTEQRPRLVVKRSSRHIAVQVIDDLAGHTLVSASTLEADVRAVDGDKKAKAAKVGALVAERAKNAGISAVVFDRGGNAYHGRIAALADAAREAGLEF; via the coding sequence ATGAGCGACACGACTACGAAGCGCAAGCCGGTGGGCAAGGACATCTCGACCCGCCGCCGCGTCGCGAAGGCCCGTCGGCACTTCCGGCTCCGCAAGAAGGTCTCGGGCACCGAGCAGCGCCCGCGCCTGGTCGTCAAGCGGTCCTCGCGGCACATCGCCGTGCAGGTGATCGACGACCTCGCCGGCCACACGCTGGTGTCGGCGTCCACCCTCGAGGCGGACGTCCGGGCGGTCGACGGCGACAAGAAGGCCAAGGCCGCCAAGGTCGGGGCCCTCGTCGCCGAGCGCGCCAAGAACGCCGGGATCTCGGCCGTGGTGTTCGACCGTGGCGGCAACGCCTACCACGGCCGCATCGCCGCGCTCGCCGACGCCGCCCGTGAGGCGGGGTTGGAGTTCTGA
- the truA gene encoding tRNA pseudouridine(38-40) synthase TruA has protein sequence MDVSYDGTDFSGWARQPGRRTVQGLLEEALRKQPPGAAVPKSVVVAGRTDAGVHATGQVVHVDVLPLAEPSGRIPVSPEGIPDLARMVGRWNRLLPGDVRVLGARIAPEGFDARFSAIRRHYRYRVSDAPWGVDPLRRHDTLAWNRPLSTDAMNAAAAELLGLHDFAAYCKQRDTGTTIRELQRLEWARVDEHLLEVRVSADAFCHSMVRSLVGVLLLVGDGRRTDAWPSKVLESGIRDSAVAPAHGLTLLGVDYPPDDELAARAEQTRNVRTAP, from the coding sequence CTGGACGTCTCCTACGACGGCACGGACTTCTCGGGCTGGGCTCGCCAGCCGGGCCGCCGCACGGTCCAGGGGCTCCTGGAGGAGGCGCTGCGGAAGCAGCCACCGGGAGCTGCGGTCCCGAAGTCCGTCGTCGTGGCGGGCCGCACGGACGCCGGCGTACACGCGACCGGTCAGGTGGTCCACGTCGACGTGCTGCCCCTCGCCGAGCCGTCGGGGCGGATCCCGGTGTCGCCGGAGGGCATCCCGGACCTGGCGCGCATGGTGGGCCGCTGGAACCGCCTCCTGCCCGGTGACGTCCGGGTGCTGGGCGCCCGGATCGCGCCCGAGGGCTTCGACGCCCGCTTCTCGGCGATCCGCCGTCACTACCGCTACCGGGTCTCCGACGCGCCGTGGGGCGTGGACCCGTTGCGCCGCCACGACACCCTGGCCTGGAACCGTCCACTTTCGACGGACGCGATGAACGCGGCCGCGGCCGAGCTGCTCGGCCTGCACGACTTCGCGGCGTACTGCAAGCAGCGCGACACGGGCACGACGATCCGCGAGCTGCAGCGCCTGGAGTGGGCGCGGGTCGACGAGCACCTGCTGGAGGTCCGCGTCTCGGCGGACGCGTTCTGCCACTCGATGGTCCGCAGCCTGGTCGGCGTGCTGCTGCTGGTCGGCGACGGCCGCCGCACGGACGCCTGGCCGTCGAAGGTCCTGGAGAGCGGCATCCGCGACAGCGCGGTGGCCCCGGCCCACGGCCTGACGCTGCTGGGCGTCGACTACCCGCCGGACGACGAGCTGGCCGCGCGCGCCGAGCAGACGCGGAACGTCCGCACCGCTCCCTGA
- a CDS encoding DNA-directed RNA polymerase subunit alpha, with amino-acid sequence MLISQRPALGEETVNETRSRFTIEPLEPGFGYTLGNSLRRTLLSSIPGAAVTSIRIDGVLHEFTTVPGVKEDVTDIILNLKELVVSSEEDEPVTMYLRKQGPGEVTAADIVPPAGVTVHNPDLHIASLNGKGKLEIELVVERGRGYVPALQNKQAGAEIGRIPVDSIYSPVLKVTYKVEATRVEQRTDFDKLILDVETKPSITPRDAVASAGKTLVELFGLARELNVDAEGIEIGPSPQEADTIAAYAMPIEDLDLTVRSYNCLKREGIHTVGELVSRSEADLLDIRNFGAKSIDEVKLKLVGLGLALKDSPPGFDPTAAAASYDGEGWSEGVGSIADGISDGHDDGQDYAETEQL; translated from the coding sequence ATGCTGATTTCCCAGCGGCCGGCTCTCGGCGAAGAGACGGTCAACGAGACCCGCTCCCGGTTCACCATCGAACCGCTGGAGCCCGGCTTCGGCTACACGCTCGGCAACTCGCTGCGTCGCACGCTGCTGTCGTCCATCCCGGGCGCGGCCGTGACGAGCATCCGCATCGACGGCGTGCTGCACGAGTTCACCACCGTTCCCGGGGTGAAGGAAGACGTCACCGACATCATCCTGAACCTCAAGGAGCTCGTGGTGTCCTCGGAAGAGGACGAGCCGGTCACCATGTACCTGCGCAAGCAGGGCCCCGGTGAGGTCACGGCGGCCGACATCGTGCCGCCGGCGGGTGTCACCGTGCACAACCCGGACCTGCACATCGCGTCGCTGAACGGCAAGGGCAAGCTCGAGATCGAGCTCGTCGTCGAGCGCGGCCGCGGTTACGTTCCGGCCCTGCAGAACAAGCAGGCGGGCGCGGAGATCGGCCGGATCCCGGTCGACTCGATCTACTCGCCGGTGCTCAAGGTGACCTACAAGGTCGAGGCCACCCGTGTCGAGCAGCGCACCGACTTCGACAAGCTGATCCTGGACGTCGAGACCAAGCCGTCGATCACGCCGCGCGACGCGGTCGCGTCGGCCGGCAAGACGCTGGTGGAGCTGTTCGGTCTCGCCCGCGAGCTGAACGTCGACGCCGAGGGCATCGAGATCGGCCCGTCGCCGCAGGAGGCGGACACCATCGCCGCCTACGCGATGCCGATCGAGGACCTGGACCTCACCGTCCGGTCGTACAACTGCCTCAAGCGCGAAGGCATCCACACGGTGGGCGAGCTCGTCTCGCGCAGCGAGGCGGACCTGCTCGACATCCGCAACTTCGGCGCGAAGTCGATCGACGAGGTCAAGCTGAAGCTCGTCGGTCTCGGCCTCGCGCTGAAGGACAGCCCGCCCGGGTTCGACCCGACCGCCGCGGCCGCGAGCTACGACGGTGAAGGCTGGTCGGAGGGTGTCGGCAGCATCGCCGACGGGATTTCGGACGGCCACGACGATGGCCAGGACTACGCAGAGACCGAGCAGCTCTGA
- the rpsK gene encoding 30S ribosomal protein S11: protein MPPKSRTAAGAKKVRRKEKKNVAHGHAHIKSTFNNTIVSITDPTGAVIAWASSGHVGFKGSRKSTPFAAQMAAENAARKAAEHGMKKVDVFVKGPGSGRETAIRSLQAAGLEVGTIQDVTPQPHNGCRPPKRRRV from the coding sequence ATGCCACCGAAGTCTCGTACTGCGGCCGGGGCCAAGAAGGTCCGCCGCAAGGAAAAGAAGAATGTCGCGCACGGTCACGCGCACATCAAGAGCACCTTCAACAACACCATCGTCTCGATCACGGACCCGACCGGTGCCGTGATCGCGTGGGCGTCGAGTGGTCACGTGGGCTTCAAGGGCTCCCGCAAGTCCACTCCGTTCGCCGCGCAGATGGCCGCCGAGAACGCTGCCCGCAAGGCCGCCGAGCACGGCATGAAGAAGGTCGACGTCTTCGTGAAGGGCCCGGGTTCGGGCCGCGAGACGGCGATCCGCTCGCTGCAGGCGGCCGGCCTCGAGGTCGGCACCATCCAGGACGTGACCCCGCAGCCTCACAACGGCTGCCGCCCGCCCAAGCGGCGCCGGGTCTGA
- the map gene encoding type I methionyl aminopeptidase produces MIEVKTPDELQAMRAAGLVVARTLAAVRAAAKPGVSTAELDELAEQTIRDAGAVPSFKGYHGFPASICASVNEQIVHGIPAKTQVLADGDIISVDCGAILDGWHGDSAVTLAIGQVSDADLALSAATEAAMWAGIEAVSAGGRLTDISYAVQSAAERAGRDDGVEYGMIVEYGGHGIGRQMHMDPFLPNVGKPGKGPRLKPGMALAIEPMLTGGGGETRELDDGWTVVTADGSRAAHWEHTVAITEDGPWVLTAPEDS; encoded by the coding sequence ATGATCGAAGTCAAGACCCCGGACGAGCTGCAGGCGATGCGGGCGGCCGGCCTGGTCGTCGCCCGCACGCTCGCGGCCGTCCGCGCCGCGGCGAAGCCGGGCGTCAGCACCGCCGAGCTCGACGAGCTGGCCGAGCAGACGATCCGGGACGCCGGCGCGGTGCCGTCGTTCAAGGGCTACCACGGCTTCCCGGCGTCGATCTGCGCGTCGGTGAACGAGCAGATCGTCCACGGCATCCCGGCGAAGACGCAGGTGCTGGCCGACGGCGACATCATCTCCGTCGACTGCGGCGCCATCCTCGACGGCTGGCACGGCGACTCCGCCGTCACGCTGGCCATCGGCCAGGTGTCCGACGCCGACCTGGCGCTGTCCGCGGCGACCGAGGCGGCGATGTGGGCCGGCATCGAGGCGGTCAGCGCCGGCGGCCGGTTGACCGACATCTCCTACGCCGTCCAATCCGCCGCCGAGCGTGCGGGCCGGGACGACGGCGTCGAGTACGGGATGATCGTCGAGTACGGCGGGCACGGCATCGGTCGCCAGATGCACATGGACCCGTTCCTGCCGAACGTCGGCAAGCCGGGCAAGGGCCCGCGGCTGAAGCCGGGCATGGCACTGGCCATCGAGCCGATGCTGACCGGCGGCGGCGGGGAGACCCGCGAGCTGGACGACGGCTGGACGGTCGTCACGGCCGACGGCTCCCGCGCGGCCCACTGGGAGCACACCGTCGCCATCACGGAAGACGGCCCCTGGGTGCTGACCGCGCCTGAGGATTCCTGA
- the rpmD gene encoding 50S ribosomal protein L30 — translation MAQLKVTQVKSKIGTKHAHRESLRTLGLRKIRQSVVREDTPQVRGLIHTVRHLVEVEEVKA, via the coding sequence ATGGCTCAGCTCAAGGTCACCCAGGTCAAGAGCAAGATCGGCACGAAGCACGCTCACCGCGAGTCGCTGCGCACCCTCGGGCTGCGCAAGATCCGCCAGAGCGTCGTGCGTGAAGACACCCCCCAGGTGCGCGGCCTGATCCACACCGTCCGCCACCTGGTGGAGGTCGAGGAGGTCAAGGCATGA
- the rpsD gene encoding 30S ribosomal protein S4: MARYTGPATRISRRLKVDLIGGDQAFERRPYPPGQHGRGRIKESEYLLQSQEKQKARYTYGVLERQFVRYYKEAVRRPGKTGENLLQILESRLDNVIYRAGIARTRRQARQLVSHGHFLVNGQKVNVPSFQVTKWDIIDVRPKSMGMLPFVAAKESFGERPVPAWLQVVQSNLRVLVHQLPERAQIDVPVQEQLIVELYSK; this comes from the coding sequence ATGGCTCGTTACACCGGCCCCGCGACGCGTATCTCGCGTCGCCTCAAGGTTGACCTCATCGGCGGCGACCAGGCTTTCGAGCGTCGCCCCTACCCGCCGGGCCAGCACGGCCGCGGGCGCATCAAGGAGTCCGAGTACCTCCTGCAGTCGCAGGAGAAGCAGAAGGCTCGCTACACCTACGGCGTTCTCGAGCGCCAGTTCGTCCGGTACTACAAGGAAGCCGTCCGGCGTCCGGGCAAGACCGGTGAGAACCTGCTGCAGATCCTCGAGTCCCGCCTGGACAACGTGATCTACCGCGCCGGCATCGCCCGCACCCGCCGCCAGGCGCGGCAGCTGGTGAGCCACGGCCACTTCCTGGTCAACGGCCAGAAGGTGAACGTCCCGTCGTTCCAGGTCACCAAGTGGGACATCATCGACGTGCGGCCGAAGTCCATGGGCATGCTGCCGTTCGTGGCGGCGAAGGAGTCCTTCGGCGAGCGCCCCGTCCCGGCGTGGCTGCAGGTCGTCCAGTCCAACCTCCGCGTGCTGGTCCACCAGCTCCCGGAGCGTGCGCAGATCGACGTTCCGGTTCAGGAACAGCTGATCGTCGAGCTCTACTCGAAGTAG
- the secY gene encoding preprotein translocase subunit SecY has protein sequence MLSAFRSALATPDLRKKILFTLAIVAVYRIGATIPAPGISYGAVQACSSQAQQEGVYQLLNLFSGGALLQLSLFSTGIMPYITASIIIQLLTVVIPRFEELKKEGQSGQGKLTQYTRYLTIALAILQATGVVALADRKQLFPDCDQPIIPDNSVYSLAIIVITMTAGTAVMMWLGELITERGVGNGMSVLIFLNIAARIPVEGGNILSNAGGVGLAIVCVFGLVIIASVIFVEQGQRRIPVQYAKRMIGRRMYGGTSTYLPIKVNQAGVIPVIFASSLLYLPDLISRLVGDQNANSGWQVFIKNYIVNQSSWVHIALYFALIIFFTYFYITITFNVDERAEEMKKFGGFIPGIRPGRPTAEYLSFVLGRITLPGSLYLGIIAILPNFFLSVTGSGNNQNFPFGGTAVLIMVGVGLDTVKQIESQLMQRNYEGFLK, from the coding sequence GTGCTCAGCGCCTTCCGCTCGGCTCTCGCGACGCCGGATCTACGCAAGAAGATCCTGTTCACGCTAGCCATCGTCGCGGTTTACCGAATCGGTGCGACCATTCCGGCGCCCGGCATCTCGTACGGTGCCGTACAGGCCTGCAGCTCCCAGGCGCAGCAGGAGGGCGTCTACCAGCTGCTGAACCTGTTCAGCGGTGGTGCGCTGCTGCAGCTGTCGCTCTTCTCGACCGGCATCATGCCGTACATCACGGCGAGCATCATCATCCAGCTGCTCACCGTGGTCATCCCGCGGTTCGAGGAGCTGAAGAAGGAAGGGCAGTCCGGCCAGGGCAAGCTGACCCAGTACACCCGGTACCTGACGATCGCGCTGGCGATCCTGCAGGCCACCGGTGTGGTCGCGCTCGCGGACCGCAAGCAACTCTTCCCGGACTGCGACCAGCCGATCATCCCGGACAACAGCGTCTACTCGCTGGCGATCATCGTCATCACCATGACCGCGGGCACCGCCGTCATGATGTGGCTGGGCGAGCTGATCACCGAGCGCGGCGTCGGCAACGGCATGTCCGTCCTGATCTTCCTGAACATCGCGGCGCGCATCCCGGTCGAGGGCGGCAACATCCTCAGCAACGCCGGTGGCGTCGGCCTGGCGATCGTCTGCGTCTTCGGCCTGGTGATCATCGCCAGCGTCATCTTCGTCGAGCAGGGGCAGCGCCGGATCCCGGTGCAGTACGCCAAGCGCATGATCGGCCGCCGGATGTACGGCGGCACGTCGACCTACCTGCCGATCAAGGTCAACCAGGCCGGTGTCATCCCGGTCATCTTCGCGTCGTCCCTGCTGTACCTGCCGGACCTGATCAGCCGCCTCGTCGGCGACCAGAACGCCAACTCCGGCTGGCAGGTGTTCATCAAGAACTACATCGTGAACCAGTCCAGCTGGGTGCACATCGCGCTGTACTTCGCGCTGATCATCTTCTTCACGTACTTCTACATCACGATCACGTTCAACGTGGACGAGCGTGCGGAGGAGATGAAGAAGTTCGGTGGCTTCATCCCGGGCATCCGCCCCGGCCGCCCGACCGCGGAGTACCTGAGCTTCGTGCTCGGCCGGATCACCCTGCCGGGCTCGCTGTACCTGGGCATCATCGCGATCCTCCCGAACTTCTTCCTGTCGGTGACCGGTAGCGGGAACAACCAGAACTTCCCGTTCGGTGGCACGGCTGTGCTGATCATGGTCGGTGTCGGCCTCGACACCGTGAAGCAGATCGAAAGCCAGCTGATGCAGCGCAACTACGAAGGGTTCTTGAAGTGA
- the infA gene encoding translation initiation factor IF-1: MAKKDGAIEVEGRVVEPLPNAMFRVELENGHKVLAHISGKMRQHYIRILPEDRVVVELSPYDLSRGRIVYRYK, from the coding sequence ATGGCGAAGAAAGACGGGGCCATCGAGGTCGAAGGCCGCGTAGTCGAGCCGCTCCCCAACGCGATGTTCCGCGTCGAGTTGGAGAACGGCCACAAGGTCCTGGCTCACATCAGCGGCAAGATGCGGCAGCACTACATCCGCATCCTGCCCGAGGACAGGGTTGTCGTGGAGCTTTCGCCCTACGACCTCTCTCGTGGTCGCATCGTCTACCGCTACAAGTGA
- the rpsM gene encoding 30S ribosomal protein S13: MARLAGVDLPREKRVEIALTYIYGIGRTRSKQLIAAAEINADTRVKDLSDDDLAKLRTYIEENFKVEGDLRREVNADIRRKIEIGCYEGLRWRRGLPVRGQRTKTNARTRKGPKKTVAGKKKAGKK, encoded by the coding sequence ATGGCACGACTCGCTGGCGTAGACCTTCCCCGCGAAAAGCGGGTGGAGATCGCGCTTACCTACATCTACGGCATCGGCCGTACCCGCTCGAAGCAGCTCATCGCGGCTGCCGAGATCAACGCGGACACCCGCGTCAAAGACCTCAGCGATGACGACCTCGCCAAGCTGCGTACGTACATCGAAGAGAACTTCAAGGTCGAGGGTGACCTTCGCCGCGAGGTGAACGCCGACATCCGTCGGAAGATCGAGATCGGGTGCTACGAGGGTCTTCGCTGGCGTCGCGGACTGCCCGTCCGCGGTCAGCGCACCAAGACGAACGCCCGTACCCGCAAGGGTCCGAAGAAGACGGTCGCCGGCAAGAAGAAGGCTGGCAAGAAGTGA
- the rplQ gene encoding 50S ribosomal protein L17: MPTPTKGARLGGSSAHERLILANLATQLFEHGKITTTEAKARRVRPLAEKLITKAKRGDLHNRRQVQKVVRDKDVVHKLFAEIGPHFAERAGGYTRITKTMPRKGDNAAMAVIELVAEKTVTSEAERARKTKFAKDEKAAAPAAAEETSTEETTEAPAAEEAKAEDTTAETEAPASDDADADAKKD; the protein is encoded by the coding sequence ATGCCCACCCCTACCAAGGGAGCCCGGCTCGGCGGGTCGTCCGCGCACGAGCGGCTGATCCTGGCCAACTTGGCCACGCAGCTGTTCGAGCACGGCAAGATCACGACCACCGAGGCGAAGGCCCGCCGGGTCCGCCCGCTGGCCGAGAAGCTGATCACGAAGGCGAAGCGGGGCGACCTGCACAACCGTCGTCAGGTGCAGAAGGTCGTCCGTGACAAGGACGTCGTGCACAAGCTGTTCGCCGAGATCGGTCCGCACTTCGCGGAGCGCGCCGGTGGCTACACCCGGATCACCAAGACGATGCCGCGCAAGGGCGACAACGCCGCCATGGCCGTCATCGAGCTGGTGGCCGAGAAGACGGTGACTTCGGAAGCCGAGCGCGCTCGCAAGACGAAGTTCGCCAAGGACGAGAAGGCCGCCGCTCCGGCTGCTGCCGAGGAGACCTCGACCGAGGAGACCACCGAGGCGCCCGCCGCCGAGGAGGCCAAGGCCGAGGACACCACCGCCGAGACCGAGGCCCCGGCTTCGGACGACGCGGACGCGGACGCCAAGAAGGACTGA
- the rplO gene encoding 50S ribosomal protein L15 — translation MTAIKIHHLRPAPGAKRDKIRVGRGEGSKGKTAGRGTKGTKARKNVPARFEGGQMPIQMRLPKLRGFKNRFRTEYQPVNVGDIARVFPDGGTIGADELVKGGLVRKGKLVKVLGNGDVNGVKLNVTADAFSGSAKEKLEAAGGSATTN, via the coding sequence ATGACGGCCATCAAGATCCACCACCTGCGTCCGGCTCCGGGCGCCAAGCGCGACAAGATCCGCGTGGGCCGTGGTGAGGGTTCGAAGGGCAAGACCGCCGGCCGCGGTACGAAGGGCACCAAGGCCCGGAAGAACGTGCCGGCCCGGTTCGAGGGTGGGCAGATGCCCATCCAGATGCGGCTCCCGAAGCTCCGCGGCTTCAAGAACCGCTTCCGCACCGAGTACCAGCCGGTGAACGTGGGCGACATCGCCCGCGTCTTCCCGGACGGCGGCACCATCGGTGCCGACGAGCTGGTCAAGGGCGGTCTGGTCCGCAAGGGCAAGCTGGTGAAGGTCCTCGGCAACGGCGACGTGAACGGCGTCAAGCTGAACGTCACCGCCGACGCGTTCTCCGGCTCCGCCAAGGAGAAGCTCGAAGCGGCCGGTGGCTCTGCCACCACCAACTGA